Within Kutzneria chonburiensis, the genomic segment ATCGAGGCGCGTCGGTCCTATTCGATCTGTGCCCCGGCCGGGTCGAAGCCGCGGATCGGCGTGCGTGAGGTTCCCGGCGGCGCCTTCTCGCCGTGGCTGGTGCACGAGGTCCGGCCCGGTGACCGGATCGAGGTGCTGCCGCCGACCGGTTCGTTCAGCCCCGAGCTTGACGTGCCCGGTCATCACGTGCTGATCGCCGCCGGCAGTGGCATCACACCGATCTTGTCCATCGCATCTTCCTTGTTGGGCAAGGCCTCGGCGACGCTGCTGTACGGGAACCGTCGCACCGACACCGTCATGTTCGCCGACGAGCTCGCCGACCTGAAGGACGCCAACCGCGAGCACCTTGATCTCGTGCATGTGCTGTCGCGCGAGCCGCGGGAGGCCGAGCTGTTCAGCGGCCGGCTCGACGCCGAGAAGCTTCGGGCCTTGTTGCCCGCGCTGCTCGACGTCGCCGCGGTTGATCACTGGTGGCTGTGCGGGCCGTTCGGCATGGTCACCGATGCGCAGGCCGTGCTGGCCGAGCTCGGCGTGCCGCGGTCGCGGGTGCACCAGGAGCTGTTCTTCGTCGACGACCTGCCGCCCGAGCCCGTGCGGCACACCGAGCCCGGCGTCGAGGGGCCCAGCTCCGCGGTCAGTGTCCAGCTCGACGGCCGGACCACCGATGTCGTGTTGCCGCGCGACGTCACCATTCTCGAGGGCGCGCAGCGGGTTCGGCCGGATCTGCCGTTCGCGTGCAAGGGCGGGGTGTGCGGCACGTGCCGGGCCAAGGTGCTGTGTGGCGACGTCGACATGCGGCGCAACTTCGCCCTCGAGCCCGCGGAGGTCGCGGCCGGCTTCGTGCTGACCTGCCAGTCGTTCCCCGCCTCGGACCGCGTGGAGATCGACTTCGACGCCTGACCACCCCGGTGAGTCACGCCCACAGTCACACCGAATGTATGAAACAGATTCACACATTCGGTGTGACGCTAAGCGTGACTCGCGGGGGTTGTGAGTCGATCATGGTGGGGTGAGGCTCGCCAAGGCGGTCAGTGACGTGCTGGACCCGAAGAACGTGGTGGTCGCGGGGTTGGTGCTGATCGGCTGGCGCACCGGCGGACCGGCCGGCCTGGCCTGGGCGCTGCTGGCGGTGGTCTTCGCGGGAGTCGTGCCGGGCGTGGTGATCCGCCTGGGCATGGCCCGCGGAAGCTGGCCGGACCCGCATGTCCGCACGAGACAGGCCCGCCTGGTGGTGATCCCGCTGGTGATGGTGTCGGTCGGCGGCTGCATCGTGCTGTTCGCGCTGCTGGGCGCCCCGCCGATCCTGGTGGGCGCGCTGATCGCGATGATGACGGTGCTGGTGCCACTCTTCCTGGTGACGCTGGCCTGGAAGGTGAGCGTCCACGCGGCGGTGGGCAGCGGCGCGGTCACGGCGTTCATGGCGCTGCTGAGCCCGTGGTGGGGCCTGGGTTTCACGGCGGTGGCGGCGGTGGGCTGGTCGCGAGTGGTGCTGCGCGAGCACACGGTGGCGCAAACAGTGGTGGGCGCGCTGATCGGCGTGGTGTCGACGACTTCTGCGATCCTCCTGCTTGGACAGTGGTGAGGCGTTACAGTCCCAGCCGTGGGGACAAAAACCGTGATCACCGCCCTGGTCTGTGTCGCGCTGACCGTGACCGGCTGCGCCACCCAGATCGCCGGCGTGGCCCAACCGCTCGGAGCGAGCCAGGACCAGTCGACCGGTGGCGGGGCCACGGCGACGACGTCGGAGCTGGGTGACCCGCGCACGGTGGACGTGTGCCAGTTCGCGCCGCAGGACGCGTTCAAGGCGATGGCGCCGAAGTTCAAACTGGACACCAGCCTGAGCGACTACGGTTCCTGCTACTACTCCCTGATCCTGGCCGACACGGCCACCCCGCCCAAGGTCACCGGCGGTTTCCTGCTGTCGGTGCAGACCGAGACGAGCATGGCCTCGCCCGACGATTACCTGAAGAGGTTTCAGGTTACGGTGACGGCCAAGCAGCAGGACGGCCGCACGGTCTTCGCCGGCAAGGGCCAGAAGGACACCGGCTGCCTGCGCGGCATCACACTGTCCGGCGGCCAGGCCATCGTGCTCGAGGCCAAGAACTCGTCGTCCTTTCCGGACGCCGACCCGTGCCCGACGGCCGACGCCATGGCCGCGGGCGCCCTCGCCGTGCTGAAATCGGGCAACCTCAAGCACAATCCGTTCCCGGCCGGCTCGGCCGGCGACGTCGACATCTGCCCCACGCTGTCCGCGGCGGCGACCAAGGCCCTCGGCGGCACGGTCACGGCCACCCCGGCCGGCTTCTACGGCTGCAACTTCGTCAGCGGCACGCACAACTTCGTCAGCGTCCTGCTGTCCTCGGACGACTGGCCGCCGCAGTTCAAGATCGGCACGCCGACGGCGTTCCAGGTGGGCAGCCGGCCGGCGCAGGTCTCCGGCGTCAGCAACGAGAAGCTGGCCAGCAGCTACGTGCAGGTGCAGTACACGAAGTCGCCGTTCACCAACGACGAGTTCGAAGTGGTCACGGTGAACATGACCGTCACCGGAAAGGCCGACGTCACGCCGCAGGCCAAGCAGTTCGCCACGGACGTGATTTCCGTGTTGGACGGGCACCACTGAAAGAGTCACGCCTGCGCTCGACCGTCCATGTGTGACGATGGCGGCCGTGGCACTGGAGTGCACCTTCACCGAGCTCGACGCCGTGGGGGAGGCGCTGGGCCTCACGCTCCGTCGCTTCCCGTTCACGTTTCCGTATTACGGCAACGGAATCGACCGGACGGCGCTGCGGACGCAGGTCGGCGCCAGCCTCGCCGCGCGAGGCCTGTTGTGTGACAACAGGTTCGCGCCCGAGCTGCGCGACACGCTGACGCTGTTCGCCACCGGCGAGCCGGCGATCGGCCTGTTCGGCACGGCCGCCGACGCGCAGCTGACCGCGCTCGGCGTGCTCGGCTGCGAGCACGGCCTGGTCGCGACCGCGCATGATGAGGGCATCCGGTTTGTTTTCATGCCGCACGGCGAGGTCGTGCCCACGCTGGTGGCGCTGCTGCCGCCGATGCCCGGCGCGCCCGACGGGGCGCCGCCCGCATCGCGATTGGGCGGCGGCTCGTTCGTCGTGGACGGTCGGCCGATCGGCTGGGTGGATGCCGAGCAGGGCCGCTACCTGGCGATCACCACGCGCGGCAGCGACGGCCGGCCCCGCATCCACTACTCGCCCGGTGATCGGGAAACGGTGGAGTGCCAGCTGCGGGCTGCCATTAGCTTAGGCTAACCTAAGCTAATGCTGAAGCAGTACAAGCTGGTCACGGTCACGCGCGTGCGCCAGGTCTCGCCGCGCACGCGGCGGCTCACCTTCGGCGGCCCCGAGCTCGCCGACTTCGCGTCCGTCGCGCCGGACCAGCAGGTCAAGCTGTTCTTCGGGCGCAACGGCGAGCCGCGGCCGTGGGTGCCGCAGCCGCCGTCGGACGGCGACGCGATGCGCTGGTACCGCTCGTACCTGGCGATGCCGGAGGAGCGTCGGCCGTGGATGCGGGCCTATTCGGTGCGGGCCCACCGGGCCGAGGCGGCCGAGATCGACATCGACTTCCTGCTGCACGACGTGGACGGCCCGGCGACGCGCTGGGCGGCCACCGCCGAGCCTGGCGACGTGGTCGGCCTGCTCGGGCCGTCGGAGAGTCAGCTGGCCCAGCCCGGTCCGTACGACTGGACGCTGTTCGCCGGTGACCAGAGCGCGCTGCCGGCCATCGCCGCCTCGCTCGCGGCGCTGCCGGCCGGCGCGAAAGCATTGGCGTACATCGATGTTCGTGACTCTGACGAGATCCAGGAGCTGACCTGTCCCGGCGACGCCGAGGTGCGTTGGGTCCACAATGGACTGGTAGACGCGGTGCGCGCCGCCGAGTTCCCGCCCGGTCCGGTGTATGCCTGGCTGGCCGGCGAGGCGTCGCTCGTGCGCGACCTGCGGCGGCACCTGGTCGGCGACCGCGGCGTGCCCAAGAACATGATCGCCTTCAGCGGCTACTGGCGGGTCGACGCCACCCACGAGGA encodes:
- the paaE gene encoding 1,2-phenylacetyl-CoA epoxidase subunit PaaE; protein product: MATTFHALTVSDVERLCDDAVAVTFDVPDELTELYTFRPGQSLTLRREIDGIEARRSYSICAPAGSKPRIGVREVPGGAFSPWLVHEVRPGDRIEVLPPTGSFSPELDVPGHHVLIAAGSGITPILSIASSLLGKASATLLYGNRRTDTVMFADELADLKDANREHLDLVHVLSREPREAELFSGRLDAEKLRALLPALLDVAAVDHWWLCGPFGMVTDAQAVLAELGVPRSRVHQELFFVDDLPPEPVRHTEPGVEGPSSAVSVQLDGRTTDVVLPRDVTILEGAQRVRPDLPFACKGGVCGTCRAKVLCGDVDMRRNFALEPAEVAAGFVLTCQSFPASDRVEIDFDA
- a CDS encoding siderophore-interacting protein; the protein is MLKQYKLVTVTRVRQVSPRTRRLTFGGPELADFASVAPDQQVKLFFGRNGEPRPWVPQPPSDGDAMRWYRSYLAMPEERRPWMRAYSVRAHRAEAAEIDIDFLLHDVDGPATRWAATAEPGDVVGLLGPSESQLAQPGPYDWTLFAGDQSALPAIAASLAALPAGAKALAYIDVRDSDEIQELTCPGDAEVRWVHNGLVDAVRAAEFPPGPVYAWLAGEASLVRDLRRHLVGDRGVPKNMIAFSGYWRVDATHEEL
- a CDS encoding ESX secretion-associated protein EspG; this translates as MAAVALECTFTELDAVGEALGLTLRRFPFTFPYYGNGIDRTALRTQVGASLAARGLLCDNRFAPELRDTLTLFATGEPAIGLFGTAADAQLTALGVLGCEHGLVATAHDEGIRFVFMPHGEVVPTLVALLPPMPGAPDGAPPASRLGGGSFVVDGRPIGWVDAEQGRYLAITTRGSDGRPRIHYSPGDRETVECQLRAAISLG